Within the Epinephelus lanceolatus isolate andai-2023 chromosome 9, ASM4190304v1, whole genome shotgun sequence genome, the region TCTCTCACAGCTTTCATTGATGTGGGACAGGTGTACGGTGCAGAGGATATCAAGGCTCGCTTCTTACGCAACCTCACCACAGACATGGGCCTGTTGAGGGTCAACACAGAGTACACTGACAATGGCCGTGAGCTCCTGCCCTTCACTGACATGTATAGCAACATGTGTGCTACCCGAGCTCGTATTACAAATGACTTTAATGTTGAGGAAGTGCCCTGCTTCGTGGCTGGTGAGTGGCAGCAAGaacactgatgtattttatgacaCATTGTGGTTGTCATAGTTAGTACAGCTTGAGAAAACAACTTTCAATTGTTGGCATTAAGAAGCACCGGTGTGCTTTGTTCACCAGGTGACGAGCGTAGCAATGAAAACATCGCCCTGACCTCTTTACACACACTGTTCATGCGTGAGCACAACCGACTGGCAGGTGCCCTGGCTGAACTCAATTCTCACTgggatggagagagactctACCAGGAAGCGCGCAAAATCATGGGAGGATACTTCCAGGTTAGAGAAATTTAAATTGCAGAATTGTTGGTATGTCTTGGCATGGTTCATTCACctcaattttgttttttgtctctcagGTTATCACTTTCAGAGATTACTTACTCCACATTGTTGGTCCAGACGTCATTGCCAACCAGCTGTCCACCTACCCCGGTTATGATGAAAACGTGGACCCCAGCATCTCCAATGTGTTTGCCACAGCTGCCTACCGATTCGCTCACCTGATGGTTCAACCTTTCATCTTTCGTCTTGATGAGCATTACCGGGAGCACCAGGAATTCCCAAGCCCACTACTGCATGAAGCTTTCTTTGCACCGTGGAGAATCATCTTCGAAGGTATGTCCAAGATCTTCAACTTGTTAGTATTCAACTTaatgaaatcaatcaatcaatcatttatgtCTTCTTACATtgatggctgctgctttataattgttcATGTCTCCGGAAGGTTCTGGTAATCTGTGGTTTGTGGCTATCTGGAAACATCCATGCCatgtcacaaaaaaaatctccatgAGATCCAGGGTGCCCTTCCTTACATTCCAAATATTATTAAGTGCCCACTGGGGTGGCCCAAAAATTGAGAAAAACATGCTGCAGTACCATATAGGCTGGCCTACATGATAGTAAACCTTCTGCAGGCTGAGGCCCTGCCCCTCACACAGCCACAGTCTGTCACTGTTTAGGAGTAATGTCTGGTACAGTGTGATGCAGTGTCTTGGGTGCTAAATGCAGCCTATTTAGTTCTTTTGGGTTCCATTTACGCTAACTTAAAATGACCTATTGGTACCAAGCAGGATGGTCAATCAGCAATAGCTAGAAATTGCAATGAGCTGCAGAGTGGGGTCATGACTTCATCAGTGGGATCAGCAGAAGTAACTTGAACTTGAAATGTTCCTTTTTCTTGTGTTCTTCAGGTGGTTTGGATCCAATCATCAGGGGCTTGGTGGGTCGTAGGGCCAAGCTGAACACGCAGGATCACATGATGCCTGATGAGATAAGGGAAAGGCTGTTTGAATTCTCCTCTGCCTTGGCCCTGGATCTGGCCTCTCTCAACatgcagagaggcagagaccaTGGACTACCAGGTGTGACTCTCATTTAGTCTTTCTATTTATTTCTGTCATGTATCTCTGGAAATGTTGTCTGCGTTTGAGCCTCTGCAGGCATTACCAATCATGAACCAACTCTTACACATGGCTACATTTTCACCGTGTGTCTTTTTAGGCTACAACAAATGGCGCAAGTTCTGCGGGCTGTCACAGCCACGAAATCGGAAACAGCTGTCAAAAGTGCTGAAAAATGATAAGCTGGCCAGGAGCCTGCTGAAGCTTTATGGCAAACCTTACAACATTGATGTGTGGCTGGGAGGAGTCGCTGAGCCGTTTGTCCGTGGAGGAAGAGTCGGACCCCTGTTTGCCTGCCTGATTGCCACTCAATTCCAGAAAATCCGCCAGGGAGACCGGTAAGCACTGCAATTGCATTACTGACTGATATGTACTAAACATGTGGAGGTAGCGGTGTTAGCTGaacttttaaacattaattgTCAATTTCAGACTTTGGTGGGAGAACAGGGGAGTCTTCACTGAGGCCCAGAGGGAGTCTCTGAGGGAGACTTCACTCGCCCGCATCATCTGTGACAACACTGGCATCACTGAGGTACCAGAGCAGCCCTTCCAGTACCAGCACAGGGGGACTGGTTACACTAAATGTAGGGACATCCCTGCCTTTGACCTCAGTCCATGGAGGGAGAATTCTCCCTAGCAATCCTCACTGCACTGGTCTTACTGAAGACAGCTACTTCTCAGGGcatctgattttactgtgttaTATGAGATCTTTTTTCATATTGCTGCTGACTCCTCAAAACATTATCCACACAACACTGCAACTTTTAAAACCTGTGTCATTGTTTAAACGTAGCATCTGCCTGCTTTGCTGTGTGGAATTTTCCTTTACTtacattaaatatataaatgaaagGACAATTCTTTCGACATGGGTATTTTATTAACTGCTGGAAGTTTATGTGACTCCTTTAGGTGCTATATCAGTTgaaatatgatatttttttagttccttttatgactccaaatgaatgtgAACTACTTGATCATTTCTAAATAAGGTACATTACAAGGTGTGTATTTTTCAAGAAGACATGTGGaatataattttgtttgttgtaaGAATTGACAATTTACATAATCTTAATGGTAATAAATGAGTGTTATGCGAATAAGTGTGACgcagcatttatttttattacaagaTGCTTATGTTCAATTTTTTCTCTGGTGTTTTACTGTGCTTCACTGGACCAGGACAAAACACATGTACTACACAGCGAAGAGTTGATCCATTGTTCAACTTACATCTGATTTCTTTTTCCCAGTCTGAAACAGGTATGGCTGCCTAAATGCTACAGGGATGACATTAGCGTGTAGCTTGTGTTTGCTCCTCGTTTTCGTCCAATTCCACCGACTGACACGGTGATGTCCGCCTATGTATGCATGTACCAGATGTGACATacccttgtttttttatccATCACTGTCTCGTCATCGTCCTCTTAATTCACAGCAGGTACAAAGTGGCCCCGAACACCAGAACTGTAGGTTATTGAAGGATCTTCTATTTCTTGTCTGGTAATGACATTACTAACCATATTGCAATGACCTTGCTTAGTGCAGCGTGCCTCCCAGTGTACCTCACTGGAGTCAAATGTTTTGGTTTGGGGGTGGGAGGGTCGGACAGTCTTGTGGGCTGCCTTGATGAGCACAGTGGCACTGAAAACATTATATGTCACACAAGTTAAgctgtttattcatttttcaaaatgtaataGGATAGTTCTACAAATAGTTTAGTTTGTATTGTATACCAAACTGAAAGCCTCATGTCGAACAGATCAGTACAAATACatgtattgttacacccctagcACCTCATTTTTctccaactgtcttcatcattctgtaACCATAACACATTAAATGTTGAGGATAACAAATTGTTACTCCTGACAcctaaaaagaggcaaaaattgTCTGATGTTATCAGTAGGTGATTTGTATATTTCTGACAGGGGGACAAATATCTCACAGATTTGATTGTCAGAGACGTTATGCATGCAACTGGTCTGTGAGTTTCCTGGTCAGCTTAACTAGCTACAAATGCTTTGGGGTATGGCGTCCCTTCTTGCCCCCCATCAGCTCCTGGGCAGTCTGTGGCAGTACTTGGCACCGTCAGATGCACCTTtacataacgtcccataggtgcCCATAGGATTTAGATCAGGGGAACGAAAGGGCCAGTTAATGGCACCCATGCCttcgtcatccaggaactgcctacacactctggccacatgaggccgggcattgtcctgcaccaggaggaacccagggcccactgcaccaggaggaacccagggcccactgcaccagcgtaaggtctgacaatcgctctgaggatttcacctttgtacctaacagcagtcagggtattGTTGGCtgtgacatggaggtctgtgtgactgtgtgacccTTCAAGGATacgcctccccagaccatcactgacccaccgccaaaccgatcatgctggatgatgttacaggcagcataacgttcaccacggCGTCTTCAGACTCCTTCCCATCACATGTGGTTAGTGTGAAGCTGcatctgtgaagagaatggGGCAGCACTAGCAGACCTGCCAATTccggtgttctctggtgaatgccaaTCAAGCTGCATGGTGCTGGACTGTGAGCACAGGTTGCACTTGAGGACgttgggccctcatgccaccctcatggagtctgtttctgacagtttggtcagaaacatgcacaccagtaacCTGCTGGAGgccattttgtagggctctggcagtgcttcTCCTGTtgctcctcacacaaaggagcagatattggtcctgctgctgggttgatgcccttctacggccctgtccagctctcctcatgtaacagccagtctcctggtatctcctctaTGCTtctgagactgtgctgggagacacagcaaaccttcttgcgacTGCACATATgcatgtgccatcctggaggaacTGGACCACCTGTgtaacctgattgggctgcaggtaccgcctcgTGTTACCAGTgatgacaaggacactagcagaacacaaaactagagaagaatcagtcaggaaggataaggacagagcaactgtctgtggccaccacatgtaaaaccattccctttttgggagttgtcttgcttttgcctctccattacacctgttgtcactttcatttgcaccaaagcagttGAAACTCATTTACAATCACTTgcgcttcctaaatggacagattgatacccctgaagtttaactgactcaGTGTTACTGTGATGATTAAGTGTTCCCTACATTTTTTAAGCAGTGTAtttagtacacccacctcatcaactacctcTACACCAATGCATTTGCTCAATTATATTAGATTTCTTAGAGAAGGGCATAGTAGGATAAATAAAATGGGCGTCTTGCTATCTGAATGAAACAAAGTTGAAGGTATTTTAAAAACCTAAAAGAACCAGGGCTTTGAGAAATATTCCAGTCCTGCACGCAGCATGGAATTTTGAGTCTTCAAATGTTGAATATTGCTGTAAATAACCAAATACTATATAAAACAAAGGCACCTTAATATCTACACATGAGATGTAACATAATACATCATGGCATTATTTTTGAGCAAACAGGCTACACTAAAACACTGAACCATATAAAAGGACAGAGGACTACAGCATGTTTAGAGTTTGTGGGAACTAATCCTCGGTGCTATGTGTCACTAATAATAAATTAGTCATGTTTAAATATATTGTCTCCTTGTGAGTAACAAAACAATATGTTCCCAGATGGCTCTCTGTCAACCACACC harbors:
- the LOC117252842 gene encoding eosinophil peroxidase-like, which translates into the protein MNWFLCLIAAGLCLCLQTCVHAEPRLSRSVIEKAVIEAKATVDSAYEYSRRVSIDRVRRNVVSPADILRILKQPVGPTRSAVRAADYMDNAVKLIKRSLERRQKRSINATDLISEEDLRVIADLTGCSSRHRVPSCKTTPNLDYFRTAASVCNNRKNTRWGSANTPFTRWLPAEYQDKISLPKGWDPNRKIGKHLLPLVREVSNQILRTANSDVESDPLYTHLVTIFGQWTDHDLTFTPHSPVIRSFSNGIDCELSCERTEPCFPIEIPEQDPRLDRDLEGCLPFFRSAAACGSGNTGHFFGASTVRQQMNSLTAFIDVGQVYGAEDIKARFLRNLTTDMGLLRVNTEYTDNGRELLPFTDMYSNMCATRARITNDFNVEEVPCFVAGDERSNENIALTSLHTLFMREHNRLAGALAELNSHWDGERLYQEARKIMGGYFQVITFRDYLLHIVGPDVIANQLSTYPGYDENVDPSISNVFATAAYRFAHLMVQPFIFRLDEHYREHQEFPSPLLHEAFFAPWRIIFEGGLDPIIRGLVGRRAKLNTQDHMMPDEIRERLFEFSSALALDLASLNMQRGRDHGLPGYNKWRKFCGLSQPRNRKQLSKVLKNDKLARSLLKLYGKPYNIDVWLGGVAEPFVRGGRVGPLFACLIATQFQKIRQGDRLWWENRGVFTEAQRESLRETSLARIICDNTGITEVPEQPFQYQHRGTGYTKCRDIPAFDLSPWRENSP